The following is a genomic window from Engraulis encrasicolus isolate BLACKSEA-1 chromosome 13, IST_EnEncr_1.0, whole genome shotgun sequence.
ACTTTTGATGCCTATTGTGAAATGAAACGAGGACAACGCCGCTGTTGTATCTGTTGTGTGTGCAGGAAAACCCCATTGTAACTCAttcgtctctgtgtgtctgttgtgtgtatcTGCAGGTTGTTTTGAGTGTTGTATCAAGTGTCTGGGCGGCGTCCCCTATGCCTCTCTGGTGGCCACCATCCTGTGCTTCTCCGGAGTGGCCCTCTTCTGTGGCTGCGGACACGTGGCCCTCACCGGCACCATCACCATCCTGGAGAACCACTTCTCCAAGATCACCAGCGACCATGCCATGCTAACCGACATGTGAgtagtacagtatgtcacagtgagctgtgtgtctgtgcgaccATGCCATGCTAACCGACATGTGAgtagtacagtatgtcacagtgaggtgtgtgtctgtctgtgtgtgtgtgtctgtctgtgtctgtatctgtatctgtgtgtaagaaaaagagacacagagaggcagcAAAAGAGTGCGGGAGAATAACATTGATCTTCATTACTTATATGTCTGAGTGGGCCCATCTTCATGTTTGTTATTATGGGGTGACcccagaggggtatactaagaacatgaggactcgaggctcttctattagatgatttacctcttaacttaacctggtttactccttaaacacttaggggtttcttttgccttaagacatgtaaaagtttttaccTGGTTTACtcatgaaccagcttcttagtataggcccctgcctGATGATAGCAGCCTGTGATGGGCTCTCTCTGCCTCAGGCATCAGATTAAACATGGAAAACACTGAAGGTCGTGAAGGGGAGCAGTGCTTGTCTACTATCCAGTGACATAATGTATATTCTGCTGGGACCAGAGGAGATTCCAAGAGCTCTGTTTATTTTACAAGGCTGAGCTGTGCCATTTGCCGTTATATACAGATCCTGTGCGAAAGGGAATACATCACCACATCTATTCTTAACTTGTTTGGGTTTTTTCAGTTGTCAGTGCCGTTGGGGTTGTGTCATGCATTTGTCAGGGCCTTTGACATCTGCTTATAATTTGTAGTCTCGCCTATCTCTCACTTTTCAGTTTAGAGACCAAATGAGTCATGAGATTCTCCATCTCACCTCTCACCACTCAGACGAATACAAAGCTCATAgtcacacacaggcccgccgacgggggacaaaggggtatgttgtcccaggcccagggaggtaggggccccagaattgggtccccattacattgtatgtgttggataGGGGGCTTCTTTCaaatgactgtcctgggcccagaaaaagctgtcagaggccctggccACACACGTGCTCCATGAACCCAGTGAAACGAAAGTGtatgctgctggtgtatttcccAGTTTTCTTGATTCTATTAAAGTGAATCATAGGAGAAGTGACTCACTCAGACATGTTTTGGTTCtcattccatccctccatccctccatccctctctctctctctctctctctctgctacagaGTCCAGCTCATGCAGTACGTCATCTATGGCAtcgcctccttcttcttcctgtaTGGGATCATCCTGCTGGCGGAGGGATTCTACACCACCAGCGCCGTCAAGGAGCTCCACAGCGAGTTCAAGACCACTATCTGTGGACGCTGCATCAGCGGACTGGtgagcagtggcgtgcacagacatgttGGGGGTCGGGGGGGGGTTTACAGGAGGTGGGGGCGTGGGGGCATTTAGAACTTCCAGCTGCCCTACTAGGacatagagcagggctattcaattggaggccccagggccagatccggcccttgcatggcaaggctctggccctccacgaggtctgaacaaaatgaaaacataggcGTGCTATCTATATATAATATTAAGTTTGGCCCTTTTACTGTGAGGAATTTGATAAACTGGCCCagagtgacttttaattgaaaacCCCTGATATAGAGGCTATATAGTATTATATCCGGGAATTGTCATATGCTTTTGATCATCAAGCATTtgtaccgtagatgatcatgtcaacatggaccacagtacattgtaaaaaaaaaaactttctaaaAGGGtcctttttgtccagtagggcaaaggggcaggtgctgtaGCACCAccatgtccctatctgtgcacgcctatgctggTGAGCTTCCATAGCTAGCCAGCTCCCCTCACTACAGCAGGTCCAAGGTTATGTGGCTAGCAAACATGGCAATTGTTTACTTTTTGTTTGAGTTCGGAtgaatttaacaaaaaaaacactctggcCTATATATGGATATGGATACAGAATAGCCTGTAATACTTTTATGTTGACGTTCTTTGTACAAGCTTTGGCAATATTGATACTCACAGGCATCCAATAAAGTAtatttgaattgacttgaacaGTCTGTTGTGATGGCAGTGCCAAGAAGTCTGTTCACTGTTATTTGCTTTTTCTACTTTGACACATCCCTGAGGTGACCCATTAGAAAATGTTAATGGCTAATATATGTTGAGTGAGTTTATTATGCGCTTCTGGTTTCCAGTTTGTCTTCCTGACCTACATCCTGGGCGTGGCCTGGCTGGGCGTGTTCGGCTTTTCGGCGGTGCCCGTCTTCCTCTTCTACAACATGTGGTCCACCTGCGCAGCCATGAAGTCCCAGATGGCCAACCTCACCTCTGTGGAGTCCATCTGCGTTGACGTCCGGCAGTACGGTATGACTACTGAGCAGAATTATGTTTCTTTTCGATCATTGTCCAGTGTTTGAGTTGAGTTTGatcttttttttatataaaatacaAGAGGTGGCTGGTAAACGAAATAAAAGCATAGTAGTGCGGTCTGCAGTTTTGTGTAAGTCGTCAGTCTTGAGACTGCCACCAACTATTTTTGGCTGCAGGTGATACTGTCTGAATATTTAAAATTGtaatattatattttttttatattttaaatgATATCATTTTTACCCCCTGAAGGAATCATCCCATGGAATGCAACTCCAGGAAAGGCCTGTGGGGTTACACTGAGCAACATCTGTGATACCAGTGAGGTATGGCACAAATGTATCTTAACTCAATTTCAGGGTAGGGTTCGAACTGTAAATCATTCATTTGTGGTTTTGAGAAAATGTAGGCCTTCTTATGTTACATATTCCTGGCTTTATAAAAGTTAAACAAACATTTCAATATTGATGAAGATCAAACTATAGCATGAAAAAAACTACTGTATCAACTACCTGATTTGACTAGGACATCACTGACTATCCTGAACATCAGTGTTTCTGTCCCCTGTGGtgtcagggacggatcatgactccatgggcccctgggccagacagcaagaaagggccccctccagatgttagagaccctatattgttgggcattcaggtgttttccccctgaaaatatgtgaaaatagagttgttaaaagtgtgattttacacaacatgagaatggaaatttagaggattgggcttcagggccctctggactcttgggcccctgggcctgggcccggtaggcccttgcagtaatccatccttgtgtGGTGTTGCAGTGATCTAATGTCCAACCCTCTCTTCCCCCAGTTCTACCTGTCCTACCACCTGTACATTGTAGCTTGCGCTGGTGCAGGAGCCACAGTCATTGCTCTGGTAAGTTTCCAAATGCGTTTGTCTTCATGAAGCCGTTATTATTAAGTCCCTTTCGCTTGCTGTGTATCCAGTAGGCAAAGTAGAGTGCTCCTCTCCCCCCAACACCTGAGTCCATTTTCCAGTATGACAGAGTGCACACTCACCTCTCCTCATCAGTAGTGTCATTCATGGGACACCATCTGCTTCAGGGTCAGCGGTCTGCTTTTTGTAATAACAAAACAGCTCAGACAGGGTCAAGATGAGTTGTCCTCGTGCGAAGCCCGTGGCCTTTCAACATCACAGCTGTTACTGTGTCATTCTCATGTCGTCCTTAACACAGGAAGACTCTGGAGCGTATTATTGTCCACAGATTGCTCATGAATTTCCTACTAATTCTTTACCTTGCTTATGTTTTtagcatgtgtttttttgttttgttttgcacagtCATTCACTCACGATAATCTTCTCAATTCATGTTGGAAACCTTCATCATCTCTCAAATCAATGTTCCATTTGCCTTAATGAGATGTCATTATTATGAGTCTGTGTTTGCAGTGCCTACTACAGTACAGGAGCAGCCCGTCTTGTCTTCACCTTGTTGTCTCATTGcttttcttctgttctcttccACCAGCTGATCTACATGATGGCAACCACTTATAACTTTGCGGTGTTGAAGTTTAAGAGTCGAGAGGACTGCTGCACTAAGTTTTAAAGGGCACAGTACAGATTAGGCCAACTGCACTGAGTAGAGAAGCAGCCACTGACCATATTATGGACTAAAACCAGAAAAATAGAGATAAAATTGTCCCATTTCTATTGACATAATTGTGTAAATAGCAGATTTTTGTGTGTTATCTAGTACTTTAGACCCAGGGACAAGCTTGGCTGGACAGGATCCCTTCTTGTTAAGAGATTTCCTCAGGGTGGAGTTGAGAAAGACAGCATTTATTCCCAATCTGGAGCACAACCAGTCAGAAGGATTTTTCATCAATAcattaaacagagaaaaatcaatAAGTGTTCTGTGGGAGGATAATCAAGAGTTTTTTTGTTGGGTTTGGGACGTGTTTGTCAACATTCAGAGGTAGTTTCCCCCCCCGAGTTTTGCAAAAGACATTTTTGTCCTGTGCATAAAATTGCCCTCCTTGACCAGCCAACCTCCGCACAGTGCCTTCCCCACATGTTTACGTTTACGCTACATTCACGTTCCTCAAAACTTGTTATATTCTTAATATTTTATATTCTTGAGATGGATGATGAAGTATTACTGTTTTCAGTATTATAGTAAAATCACATTGCAGCCAATTGTAATGTGATTGGTACATGTAAAATTTAAAGTTAAAAATCTCACAGATGTGAACGTTTCGGCCAGTGCCAAGTACTATACTTTTGTTTGACTGCTTCATATACTACGTATGGAGAAAATGTTGTCTTCTTTTCTAATGTGTTTTTTACGGGCCCTTTGGCTGCCTTTGTTGCCTATGCTGATGATAGGGGCGTGTTTCAATCCATCCATTTCCTTTTTACTCATCCAAGAAATTCCCATTCAATTGTGCCAAGAAGTGCTCCGACAATTTTGTTTTAACACAGAGCCTGCATGCTTATTTTCCTCA
Proteins encoded in this region:
- the gpm6bb gene encoding glycoprotein M6Bb isoform X2, giving the protein MGCFECCIKCLGGVPYASLVATILCFSGVALFCGCGHVALTGTITILENHFSKITSDHAMLTDIVQLMQYVIYGIASFFFLYGIILLAEGFYTTSAVKELHSEFKTTICGRCISGLFVFLTYILGVAWLGVFGFSAVPVFLFYNMWSTCAAMKSQMANLTSVESICVDVRQYGIIPWNATPGKACGVTLSNICDTSEFYLSYHLYIVACAGAGATVIALLIYMMATTYNFAVLKFKSREDCCTKF
- the gpm6bb gene encoding glycoprotein M6Bb isoform X1 — translated: MGCFECCIKCLGGVPYASLVATILCFSGVALFCGCGHVALTGTITILENHFSKITSDHAMLTDIVQLMQYVIYGIASFFFLYGIILLAEGFYTTSAVKELHSEFKTTICGRCISGLFVFLTYILGVAWLGVFGFSAVPVFLFYNMWSTCAAMKSQMANLTSVESICVDVRQYGIIPWNATPGKACGVTLSNICDTSEFYLSYHLYIVACAGAGATVIALIHYLMILAANWAYLKDASHLHAYQDIKLKEERELHDIQSRSKECLNSYS